One window from the genome of Candidatus Didemnitutus sp. encodes:
- a CDS encoding sulfatase, with amino-acid sequence MKKSPRILAPALAILTATAALAAPPKRPNVLFIVSDDMRPELGCYGANYMHTPNIDRLAKTGTLFERPYVQQAVCAATRASFLTGCRPDTTGVDYPYTKYFVDTFLKEKPSLMRAFMEQGYHVRTFGKVHHGLIEPLSEPHFKPSAGYYVMSETIKRTGGKKGDAAKGRAPVSEFGDKPDDAYQDGQIADAAVETIGRVAKLDEPFFLAVGFQKPHLPWVAPQKYANLYDLDTVPLSPNPQANAGVPEYATSHHAITKFAGYPSDDVTVAQQRELRRDYFACVSFVDAQVGRVLEALEKSGAAENTIVVFIGDHGWHLQDHGMWGKTTNYERSTWSPLIVRAPGFAAGQRTNALVEYVDIYPSLLDLCGLSVPDYLEGTSFKPLLAKPDTPWKAAAFSQFPRRNTVEGYAIRTDRYRYVEWRSKQEGSVTACELYDHQEDPNETINLADQPGHTVLLAELARQLHAGWKAALPAGIVNRSANPPAPPSPKLRDSENEPD; translated from the coding sequence ATGAAAAAGTCCCCTCGCATTCTCGCTCCGGCCCTGGCGATTCTGACCGCGACGGCGGCGCTCGCCGCTCCGCCGAAGCGCCCGAACGTCCTGTTCATCGTTTCCGACGACATGCGGCCCGAACTCGGCTGCTACGGCGCGAACTACATGCACACGCCGAACATCGACCGGCTGGCGAAGACCGGCACGCTGTTCGAGCGCCCCTACGTGCAACAGGCGGTCTGTGCGGCGACGCGGGCCAGCTTCCTCACCGGTTGCCGGCCCGACACCACGGGCGTCGACTACCCCTACACGAAGTATTTCGTCGACACCTTCCTGAAGGAAAAGCCGTCGCTCATGCGCGCGTTCATGGAGCAGGGCTATCATGTGCGCACGTTCGGCAAGGTGCACCACGGCCTCATCGAGCCGCTCTCCGAGCCGCACTTCAAACCGAGCGCCGGCTACTACGTGATGTCCGAGACGATCAAGCGCACCGGCGGCAAAAAGGGCGACGCCGCGAAAGGCCGCGCGCCCGTCTCCGAGTTCGGCGACAAGCCCGACGATGCCTATCAGGACGGCCAGATCGCCGACGCCGCGGTCGAGACCATCGGTCGCGTGGCGAAGCTCGACGAGCCCTTCTTCCTCGCGGTCGGCTTCCAGAAGCCGCATCTGCCGTGGGTCGCGCCGCAGAAATACGCCAACCTCTACGACCTCGACACGGTGCCGCTCTCGCCCAATCCGCAGGCGAACGCCGGCGTGCCGGAATACGCGACCTCGCACCACGCGATCACGAAGTTCGCGGGCTATCCGAGCGACGACGTCACGGTGGCGCAGCAGCGCGAGTTGCGGCGCGACTATTTCGCCTGCGTGAGCTTCGTCGACGCGCAGGTCGGGCGCGTGCTCGAGGCGCTGGAAAAATCCGGCGCGGCGGAGAACACCATCGTCGTCTTCATCGGCGATCACGGCTGGCATCTCCAGGACCACGGCATGTGGGGCAAGACGACGAACTACGAACGCTCGACCTGGTCGCCGCTGATCGTGCGCGCGCCGGGATTCGCGGCGGGCCAGCGCACGAACGCGCTGGTGGAATACGTCGACATCTATCCTTCGCTGCTCGATCTCTGCGGCCTCTCTGTGCCGGACTACCTCGAGGGCACGAGCTTCAAGCCGCTGCTCGCGAAGCCTGACACTCCGTGGAAGGCGGCGGCGTTCAGCCAATTCCCCCGCCGCAACACGGTCGAAGGCTACGCCATCCGCACCGACCGCTATCGCTACGTCGAATGGCGGAGCAAGCAGGAGGGCAGCGTCACCGCCTGCGAGCTCTACGATCATCAGGAAGACCCGAACGAGACCATCAACCTCGCCGACCAGCCGGGCCACACCGTGTTGCTCGCCGAGTTGGCGCGCCAGTTGCACGCCGGTTGGAAAGCGGCGTTGCCGGCCGGGATCGTCAACCGCTCGGCCAATCCGCCGGCGCCGCCGAGCCCCAAGCTGCGCGATTCGGAAAACGAACCCGACTAA
- a CDS encoding sulfatase, with product MLAGAWSAASAAAPARPNVLFIAVDDLRPELGCYGSPFIKTPNIDRFARTAEVFERHYTQFAVCIPSRVALLTSLSPERTHQTYGPPVWEKVPGAQPWGRTFKAAGYTTVSLGKIWHVEGGTLSDTFDVLQKSDRGRGYGDPANDAKLKAWQQAKRARGGNRGDDYDLPGGAPIAEGVDQPDNAYIDGALADDAIAQLARLKSGDQPFMLAVGFHKPHIPFVAPKRYWDLYDEAALPLAANPRAPRDVPAIAWSKNPNFHNYDYDGHAPLPKGDWDAQQMPEATARWVRHGYFACVSFVDAQIGRVLDALEREGLAENTIVVLWGDHGFHLGDLNLWGKQTNFEEAAHSPLIVRAPGVTRAGARSSALVETVDVLPTLAELCGIAPLPVTDGTSFAPVLREPGRPWKDAVFHVFDRRWTFGDEARKELVIGHAVRTADCRLIEWRRGWSLAGERVAVELYDYAVDPLETRNFADDAAHAAVRAQLEAKLRTGPARLNP from the coding sequence ATGCTGGCCGGTGCGTGGAGCGCCGCCAGCGCCGCCGCGCCGGCGCGGCCCAACGTGCTGTTCATCGCGGTCGACGACCTGCGCCCCGAACTCGGCTGCTACGGCAGTCCGTTCATCAAGACGCCGAACATCGATCGCTTCGCGCGCACGGCCGAGGTCTTCGAGCGGCACTACACGCAGTTCGCCGTTTGCATCCCCTCGCGTGTCGCGCTGCTCACCAGTCTGAGCCCGGAGCGCACGCACCAAACCTACGGCCCGCCCGTGTGGGAAAAGGTGCCGGGTGCGCAGCCGTGGGGCCGCACCTTCAAGGCCGCGGGCTACACCACCGTGTCGCTCGGGAAAATCTGGCACGTCGAAGGCGGCACGCTCAGCGACACGTTCGACGTCTTGCAGAAATCCGATCGCGGTCGCGGCTACGGCGACCCGGCGAACGACGCGAAATTGAAGGCGTGGCAGCAAGCGAAGCGCGCCCGCGGCGGCAATCGTGGCGACGACTACGATCTGCCCGGCGGCGCGCCGATCGCGGAGGGCGTCGACCAGCCCGACAACGCCTACATCGATGGCGCGCTCGCCGACGACGCCATCGCGCAGCTCGCACGCCTCAAGTCCGGCGACCAGCCGTTCATGCTCGCGGTGGGCTTCCACAAACCGCACATCCCGTTCGTCGCACCGAAGCGCTACTGGGATCTCTACGATGAGGCTGCGCTGCCGCTCGCCGCGAATCCGCGCGCGCCGCGCGATGTGCCGGCGATCGCGTGGAGCAAAAATCCGAATTTCCACAATTACGACTACGACGGGCACGCGCCGCTGCCGAAAGGCGACTGGGACGCGCAGCAGATGCCGGAGGCGACGGCGCGCTGGGTTCGCCACGGCTATTTCGCGTGCGTGAGCTTCGTCGACGCGCAGATCGGCCGGGTGCTCGACGCGCTCGAACGCGAAGGCCTCGCGGAAAACACCATCGTGGTGCTGTGGGGCGATCACGGTTTTCACCTAGGCGACCTGAATCTCTGGGGAAAGCAGACGAACTTCGAGGAGGCTGCGCATTCGCCGCTCATCGTGCGCGCTCCCGGCGTCACGCGCGCCGGCGCCCGCTCGTCCGCGCTGGTCGAGACGGTCGACGTCCTGCCGACGCTCGCGGAGCTCTGCGGCATCGCGCCGCTTCCCGTCACAGACGGCACGAGCTTTGCCCCGGTGCTGCGCGAGCCCGGTCGCCCGTGGAAGGACGCCGTTTTCCATGTCTTCGACCGCAGGTGGACGTTCGGGGACGAGGCGCGCAAGGAGCTCGTGATCGGCCACGCCGTGCGCACGGCGGATTGCCGGCTCATCGAGTGGCGGCGCGGCTGGAGCCTCGCCGGCGAACGTGTCGCGGTGGAGCTCTACGACTACGCCGTCGATCCGCTCGAAACGCGGAACTTCGCGGACGACGCCGCGCATGCGGCGGTGCGCGCGCAGCTCGAAGCCAAACTTCGCACCGGTCCCGCGCGACTGAATCCCTGA